In Nitrosococcus oceani ATCC 19707, the following proteins share a genomic window:
- the nuoN gene encoding NADH-quinone oxidoreductase subunit NuoN: MNFDIPEFLPALPEIAVLGMGCVLLLAVAYGGGQSGKIAYWITQLTLVIAALLTFYFLDYSSQSVTFNGSYIKDSLSDTLKLFIYIIVFAVFLYSRDYLQARALDKGEFYVLGLFGVLGMMVIASAHHFLTLYLGLELLSLSQYAMVALLRNNRWASEAAMKYFVLGALASGMLLYGMSMIYGATGDLHVAAVAEGIGGSGSSQVLVFGVVFIVVGLAFKFGAVPFHMWLPDVYHGAPTAVTLYIGTAPKIAAFALLMRLLVEALGDVQAHWQDMLIILSVLSMAIGNVVAIAQTNLKRMLAYSTIAHVGFLLLGILTGTGVGYAAAMFYVIVYALMSLGSFGMIIFLSRSNFEADRLEDFKGLNERSPWFAFMMLILMFSLAGVPPTVGFYAKWAVIMAIIDKELLWLAVVAVLFSVIGAFYYLRVIKFMYFDSPTEEISLSKRADFRWCMSANGLAMLGLGIFPGALMGLCVAVLG, encoded by the coding sequence ATGAATTTCGATATACCTGAATTTTTGCCTGCATTACCGGAAATAGCCGTCCTTGGGATGGGCTGTGTGCTCTTGTTAGCGGTTGCTTACGGCGGCGGACAAAGCGGCAAAATTGCTTATTGGATTACCCAATTAACGCTAGTTATAGCAGCACTGCTCACCTTTTATTTTCTGGACTATTCGTCCCAGAGCGTCACTTTTAATGGTAGCTATATTAAAGATTCGCTGAGCGATACCTTAAAGTTGTTTATCTATATAATCGTTTTTGCGGTGTTTCTCTATTCCCGTGACTACCTGCAAGCGAGAGCTTTAGATAAAGGTGAATTCTATGTATTAGGCCTGTTTGGAGTGTTGGGTATGATGGTGATTGCTTCGGCCCACCATTTTCTGACTCTCTATTTAGGGCTTGAACTGCTTTCTCTTAGTCAGTATGCCATGGTGGCCTTGCTGCGAAATAATCGTTGGGCTTCCGAAGCGGCCATGAAATATTTTGTGCTGGGCGCTTTGGCTTCCGGTATGTTGTTATACGGCATGTCCATGATCTATGGGGCAACCGGCGACCTTCACGTTGCCGCGGTAGCGGAAGGAATAGGGGGAAGCGGCAGTAGTCAGGTTTTGGTATTCGGGGTGGTATTTATCGTAGTGGGGCTGGCGTTTAAGTTTGGTGCCGTGCCTTTCCACATGTGGTTGCCTGATGTATATCATGGCGCGCCTACGGCGGTGACCCTGTATATTGGTACAGCGCCTAAAATCGCGGCATTTGCTTTACTCATGCGTCTGTTGGTGGAAGCGCTAGGAGATGTGCAGGCTCACTGGCAGGATATGCTGATCATCCTTTCCGTTCTTTCCATGGCTATCGGTAACGTTGTCGCTATTGCCCAGACCAATCTTAAGCGAATGCTGGCCTATTCCACGATAGCCCATGTAGGTTTTCTGCTATTGGGAATTCTGACGGGCACTGGCGTGGGCTACGCTGCTGCCATGTTTTATGTCATTGTTTACGCCTTGATGAGCCTGGGGAGCTTTGGCATGATTATTTTTCTTTCCCGATCCAATTTTGAAGCCGATCGGTTGGAAGATTTTAAGGGACTGAATGAGCGTAGTCCTTGGTTTGCCTTTATGATGCTTATTTTGATGTTCTCTCTAGCAGGGGTACCGCCTACCGTAGGATTTTATGCTAAATGGGCTGTGATCATGGCGATTATCGATAAGGAATTGCTCTGGCTAGCGGTCGTTGCAGTATTATTTTCCGTTATTGGGGCCTTTTATTACCTACGGGTGATTAAATTTATGTATTTTGATAGTCCCACAGAAGAGATTTCCCTGAGTAAGCGTGCTGATTTTCGTTGGTGCATGAGCGCTAATGGCCTTGCCATGTTGGGATTGGGTATCTTCCCTGGTGCTTTGATGGGGCTGTGCGTAGCAGTGTTAGGTTAA
- a CDS encoding NADH-quinone oxidoreductase subunit M, with product MLTGLPLLSLVIWLPILGGFLVLAVGNHVERVRWLSLGVSGLTFVVSWSLYTGFDISTATMQFQEKLSWVEAFDVYYHLGIDGISMPLIILTTFSTVLVVIAGWRVIEHKLAQYMASFLIMEGLMNGVFAALDAVLFYFFFEGMLIPLFLIIGIWGGPNRIYATLKFFLYTFLGSVFFLLALLYLRSVTGGFSILEFHQVPLDMQAQIGIFLAFLLAFAVKVPMWPVHTWLPDAHVEAPTGGSVILAAITLKIGAYGFMRFSLPITPDASMALNWLIITLSLIAVVYIGLVAIVQEDLKKLIAYSSIAHMGFVTLGLFIAFAIFSQGVEGDGALLGLEGALVQMISHGLVSAAMFLCVGVLYDRLHTRLIKDYGGVVNKMPIFASFMVLFAMANVGLPGTSGFVGEFLVILGAFQADFWYAFFASMTLILGATYTLWMVKRVVFGDIANDKVATMEDLNSREFLVLGTLAAAVLLLGVWPQPLLEVMHTSLENLLSQMAASKLV from the coding sequence ATGTTAACTGGATTGCCGCTCCTCTCCTTGGTTATTTGGCTGCCTATTCTGGGAGGTTTCCTGGTACTGGCCGTCGGCAATCATGTGGAGCGTGTTCGTTGGCTTTCATTGGGAGTTTCGGGGTTAACCTTTGTGGTGAGCTGGTCGTTGTATACGGGCTTTGATATCAGCACGGCCACCATGCAATTTCAAGAAAAGCTTTCTTGGGTTGAAGCCTTCGACGTTTATTATCATTTAGGGATCGATGGTATCTCTATGCCACTCATCATCCTCACCACATTTTCCACGGTGCTGGTTGTTATTGCAGGTTGGCGGGTTATCGAACACAAATTAGCACAATACATGGCCAGCTTCCTGATTATGGAAGGGCTAATGAACGGTGTTTTTGCGGCCTTAGATGCGGTTTTGTTCTATTTTTTCTTCGAGGGCATGTTAATCCCCTTATTTTTAATAATCGGGATTTGGGGGGGTCCAAACCGGATCTACGCCACGCTTAAATTTTTTCTTTATACCTTCTTGGGTTCTGTCTTTTTTCTTCTTGCGCTGCTCTATTTACGCAGTGTTACCGGCGGTTTCTCCATATTGGAATTTCATCAAGTACCCCTGGATATGCAGGCCCAGATAGGAATATTTTTGGCCTTTTTGCTTGCCTTTGCGGTGAAAGTGCCCATGTGGCCTGTTCATACTTGGTTACCGGACGCCCATGTGGAAGCCCCCACAGGGGGATCGGTAATTTTGGCGGCAATCACCCTCAAAATAGGCGCTTATGGTTTTATGCGGTTTAGTTTGCCCATTACGCCTGATGCTAGTATGGCGTTGAATTGGCTTATTATTACCTTATCGCTCATTGCCGTAGTGTATATCGGTTTAGTGGCGATAGTGCAGGAAGATCTCAAGAAACTAATTGCCTATTCCAGTATCGCTCATATGGGCTTTGTGACTCTCGGGCTGTTTATCGCCTTTGCTATTTTTTCCCAGGGCGTTGAAGGTGATGGTGCCTTGCTGGGTTTGGAAGGGGCGTTAGTGCAAATGATCTCCCATGGTCTGGTTTCCGCAGCCATGTTTTTATGTGTCGGAGTTTTATATGACCGGCTGCATACGAGGCTCATCAAGGATTATGGCGGTGTTGTGAACAAGATGCCGATATTCGCCTCTTTTATGGTCCTATTTGCTATGGCCAATGTGGGTTTGCCGGGCACCTCGGGATTTGTTGGTGAATTTTTAGTAATTCTGGGCGCTTTCCAGGCAGATTTTTGGTACGCTTTTTTCGCTTCGATGACATTGATTCTGGGGGCTACTTATACCCTTTGGATGGTCAAGCGGGTAGTTTTTGGGGATATCGCTAACGATAAGGTCGCCACCATGGAGGATCTTAACTCACGAGAGTTTCTGGTACTGGGAACCCTGGCGGCGGCGGTGCTGCTGCTTGGTGTGTGGCCGCAGCCCCTGCTGGAAGTGATGCATACTTCCCTGGAGAATCTGCTATCTCAGATGGCAGCATCAAAATTGGTCTAG
- a CDS encoding zinc-dependent alcohol dehydrogenase family protein encodes MKAIIMTATGGPDVLQLQELPKPTIRQPGEVLVQLKGAGINPVDTKLRTRGTFYPDRSPTILGCDGAGVVDAVGREVKNFQKGDEVYFCFGGIGGPEGNYGEYAVVDHRFIAKKPRTLSFAEASAAPLVLITAWEALHDRARIQPEDTVLIHGGAGGVGHVAIQLAKQTGARVCVTVSCEEKEELACSLGADHIINYRQTDFVEAIMEWTSGKGVDVVFDTVGGEIFEKSCGAVAMYGDLVTLLQPSANINWNTARARNLRFSLELMLTPMHRGLISALEHQADILHCCAELFDSERLRLHFQQTFPLAEAAAAHRLLERGGMMGKLALEMG; translated from the coding sequence ATGAAAGCCATAATCATGACAGCAACGGGAGGCCCCGACGTCTTGCAACTGCAAGAGTTGCCGAAGCCTACAATCCGTCAACCCGGGGAAGTTCTGGTTCAGCTCAAAGGGGCTGGAATTAACCCGGTGGACACCAAATTGCGAACTCGAGGTACTTTCTACCCAGACCGCTCCCCGACAATCCTCGGTTGCGATGGGGCGGGCGTTGTGGATGCTGTGGGCAGAGAGGTTAAAAATTTCCAGAAGGGAGATGAGGTTTATTTCTGCTTCGGGGGAATTGGAGGTCCGGAAGGGAACTATGGGGAATATGCGGTAGTAGACCATCGCTTTATCGCTAAAAAACCAAGAACGCTCTCCTTTGCCGAAGCTAGCGCTGCCCCCCTGGTTTTGATAACCGCTTGGGAAGCACTGCATGATCGGGCGCGAATCCAGCCAGAGGATACAGTATTGATTCATGGCGGCGCAGGCGGTGTAGGCCATGTAGCCATTCAATTAGCCAAACAGACCGGTGCTCGGGTCTGCGTCACCGTGAGCTGCGAAGAAAAAGAGGAACTTGCCTGCTCCTTGGGAGCAGACCATATCATCAACTATCGCCAAACCGATTTCGTTGAAGCCATTATGGAATGGACCAGCGGTAAAGGGGTGGACGTGGTATTTGATACGGTGGGGGGAGAAATTTTTGAAAAGAGCTGTGGAGCCGTCGCCATGTATGGAGATTTAGTCACCCTCTTACAGCCGAGTGCCAACATAAATTGGAATACGGCGCGTGCGCGTAATCTCCGCTTTAGTCTGGAATTGATGCTGACTCCTATGCACCGGGGCCTTATCTCTGCCTTAGAACATCAAGCAGATATTCTGCATTGCTGCGCTGAATTATTCGACTCCGAGCGTCTTCGGCTTCACTTCCAGCAAACCTTTCCCCTAGCGGAAGCAGCGGCTGCCCACCGTTTGCTGGAACGGGGAGGAATGATGGGTAAATTAGCCCTTGAGATGGGTTAG
- the nuoK gene encoding NADH-quinone oxidoreductase subunit NuoK gives MIALSDFLILGALLFCLSVAGIFLNRKNIIILLMSIELMLLAVNMNFVAFSHFLEDMAGQVFVFFILTVAAAESAIGLAILVVLFRNRRTINVGDLDNLKG, from the coding sequence ATGATTGCATTATCCGATTTTTTAATCCTGGGGGCGCTATTGTTTTGCCTCTCCGTTGCTGGAATTTTTCTTAACCGAAAAAATATCATCATTCTATTAATGTCCATTGAGCTTATGCTATTGGCCGTTAATATGAATTTCGTGGCTTTTTCCCACTTTCTGGAAGATATGGCAGGACAAGTTTTTGTTTTTTTTATTCTCACGGTAGCCGCAGCGGAAAGCGCTATTGGTTTGGCAATTCTGGTGGTTTTATTCCGGAATAGGCGGACCATTAATGTGGGTGATTTGGATAATTTGAAGGGCTAG
- a CDS encoding thioredoxin domain-containing protein yields MPNPSVKNHLQGQTSPYLLQHVDNPVDWYPWDEEALARAQEEDKPILLSIGYSACHWCHVMAHESFEDSETAAVMNQYFINIKVDREERPDLDQIYQLAQQMLTGRPGGWPLTMFLEPIKQAPFFGGTYFPPEERHGLPGFKDLLQRVAEYFHTRREAIQSQNERLLDAFGDLDARLPAAEVEGLNRAPLQAAHRQLAQAFDSRHGGFRGAPKFPNPSSIERCLRDARGEHLTEDEKQQALTMARLTLEQMAQGGIYDQLGGGFCRYSVDEEWRIPHFEKMLYDNGQLLVLYRDAYRLWGSGLFRRILEETGHWAVREMQSPEGGYYSSLDADSEGHEGKFYVWTREQVRALLGEEEYALAARYFGLDQPANFEGYWHLYAATVPEALAQEMKVPAPGLQEQLTAAKQKLFAAREARIRPGRDDKILTAWNGLMIKGMAAAGQALAQPVFIASAERAVDFVRAHLWQKGRLLVSYKDGRAQHRGYLDDYAFLLDALLELLQVRWRDGDLSFAVDLAEAVLERFEDKAQGGFYFTADDHEILIHRPVPLMDDATPAGNGVLAWSLLRLGHLLGEVRYLKAAESTLKAAWKSIQQTPHAHCSLLKTLEEWLIPPQIVILRGGGEELETWRAVAAAEYAPRRVALAIPLEAQDLPGILGEYRPQGTAVTAYVCSGHTCSAPLTRREALKEHLATQGR; encoded by the coding sequence ATGCCAAATCCATCAGTAAAAAACCACTTGCAGGGGCAGACTAGCCCCTATTTGCTGCAACATGTGGATAATCCAGTTGATTGGTACCCCTGGGATGAAGAGGCGCTAGCACGGGCCCAGGAGGAGGATAAACCCATTTTGCTTTCTATTGGTTATTCCGCTTGCCATTGGTGCCACGTGATGGCCCATGAGTCTTTTGAGGATTCGGAAACTGCGGCCGTGATGAACCAATATTTCATCAATATCAAGGTTGACCGGGAGGAACGTCCGGATCTGGATCAGATTTACCAGCTAGCCCAGCAGATGCTGACGGGACGCCCCGGCGGCTGGCCCCTCACCATGTTTCTAGAACCGATTAAGCAAGCCCCCTTTTTTGGGGGGACTTATTTTCCTCCCGAGGAGCGCCATGGTTTGCCTGGCTTTAAAGATTTGCTCCAACGGGTGGCAGAGTATTTTCATACTCGCCGGGAGGCTATCCAATCCCAGAACGAGCGTTTGCTTGATGCCTTTGGAGATCTGGACGCACGGCTTCCAGCGGCAGAGGTGGAAGGGTTGAATAGAGCGCCTTTGCAGGCGGCCCATCGACAATTGGCCCAGGCTTTTGATTCCCGCCATGGCGGTTTCAGGGGCGCCCCTAAATTTCCCAATCCAAGCAGTATCGAACGCTGCTTACGGGATGCCCGAGGGGAGCATTTGACGGAAGATGAGAAACAACAGGCGCTTACCATGGCCCGGCTGACCCTGGAGCAAATGGCCCAGGGGGGAATTTATGATCAGTTGGGAGGCGGGTTCTGCCGTTATTCCGTGGATGAAGAGTGGAGAATCCCCCATTTTGAAAAAATGCTGTACGACAACGGCCAATTGCTGGTGCTCTATAGGGACGCCTATCGTCTCTGGGGCAGCGGGCTTTTCCGGAGAATATTGGAGGAGACCGGACACTGGGCGGTACGGGAAATGCAGTCCCCCGAAGGGGGATATTATTCTTCCCTGGATGCGGATTCCGAGGGTCATGAGGGAAAGTTTTACGTTTGGACCCGGGAGCAAGTACGCGCCCTGCTAGGCGAGGAAGAATACGCTTTAGCGGCACGCTACTTTGGCCTTGATCAGCCAGCGAATTTTGAAGGCTATTGGCACTTATATGCAGCAACGGTCCCCGAGGCTTTGGCCCAGGAGATGAAGGTACCGGCTCCGGGTCTGCAAGAGCAATTGACCGCCGCCAAGCAAAAATTGTTTGCTGCCCGGGAAGCGCGTATCCGCCCGGGGCGGGATGATAAAATTCTTACTGCCTGGAATGGCCTCATGATCAAAGGGATGGCGGCTGCCGGACAGGCGCTGGCGCAGCCTGTTTTTATCGCTTCCGCTGAAAGGGCCGTGGATTTTGTGCGGGCACACCTGTGGCAAAAGGGCCGTTTGCTGGTCAGTTATAAGGATGGGCGGGCACAGCACCGGGGTTACCTGGATGATTATGCTTTTCTGCTGGATGCCCTGCTGGAGTTGCTTCAAGTCCGTTGGCGCGATGGGGATTTGTCCTTTGCCGTTGATCTGGCCGAAGCTGTGCTGGAGCGCTTCGAGGATAAGGCGCAAGGGGGATTTTATTTTACCGCCGACGATCATGAAATCCTTATCCATCGGCCGGTGCCCCTCATGGATGATGCTACCCCCGCGGGAAACGGGGTATTGGCCTGGAGTTTGCTCCGGCTGGGACATCTTTTGGGTGAAGTGCGTTATCTGAAGGCTGCGGAAAGCACGCTCAAGGCAGCCTGGAAGAGCATTCAACAAACGCCCCATGCCCACTGTAGCCTACTCAAAACCTTAGAAGAATGGCTCATTCCTCCGCAAATAGTCATTCTGCGGGGGGGTGGGGAAGAGTTGGAGACCTGGCGGGCAGTGGCTGCAGCGGAGTATGCGCCACGGCGGGTCGCTTTGGCTATTCCCCTTGAGGCCCAGGATTTACCAGGGATATTAGGGGAATACCGGCCACAAGGAACCGCAGTGACCGCCTATGTCTGTAGTGGCCATACTTGCTCAGCCCCCCTCACCCGGAGAGAGGCTTTGAAGGAACATTTAGCAACTCAGGGCCGGTAG
- a CDS encoding NADH-quinone oxidoreductase subunit J, with protein MEKTLFYIFAAILLFAATMVVTVRNPVRAALFLVLAFFTSAAIWLLLEAEFLAIVLVLVYIGAVMVLFLFVVMMLDMNLAPLQEGFARYLPVGFLVAVLIAIEMIIVLGSKNFGLDQFTAPASRGADYSNTKELGNLLYTVYVYPFELASVILLVAIVAAIALALRRRPSKAQDPAQQVRVRPQDRVRLVKMAAEKSQKTN; from the coding sequence ATGGAAAAGACTCTCTTTTATATCTTTGCTGCCATCTTGCTGTTTGCGGCAACTATGGTGGTTACTGTACGTAACCCTGTGCGGGCAGCCTTATTTTTGGTTTTGGCTTTTTTTACCAGCGCTGCTATCTGGCTTTTGCTGGAAGCTGAGTTTCTAGCGATTGTTCTGGTATTGGTTTATATCGGTGCGGTCATGGTGTTGTTCCTGTTTGTGGTAATGATGTTGGATATGAATCTGGCGCCACTGCAGGAAGGATTTGCTCGATACTTGCCCGTTGGGTTCCTGGTAGCAGTGCTCATTGCCATTGAAATGATAATTGTGCTAGGAAGCAAAAACTTTGGTCTTGACCAATTCACTGCCCCTGCTTCCCGCGGGGCTGATTACAGCAACACAAAAGAGTTGGGAAATTTACTCTATACCGTTTACGTTTATCCTTTCGAATTAGCTTCAGTCATTCTTCTAGTCGCTATTGTCGCGGCCATTGCTTTAGCATTGCGGCGTCGCCCCAGTAAAGCTCAAGATCCTGCGCAACAGGTGCGGGTACGGCCTCAAGATCGGGTTAGATTGGTTAAGATGGCCGCCGAGAAGTCCCAAAAAACAAACTAA
- the rluD gene encoding 23S rRNA pseudouridine(1911/1915/1917) synthase RluD — MRETIELSITLPSELAGKRLDQALAQVFPAYSRSRLQQWIKHGQVKVNDAPARPRDTVQGGEWIVVMAEAEAEVIWKSQPLPLEIRYEDEAIIVVNKPAGLVVHPAAGNRDGTLVNALLHHAPELERIPRAGIVHRLDKDTSGLLVVARNLVAHHGLVRQLQARQITREYQAITVGVMTGGGRIEAPIQRHPVHRKRMAVISTGKPALTHYRVLNRFRVHTHVSCRLETGRTHQIRVHLAHIGYSLLGDPTYGKRLHIPRESSEKLSTALRHFKRQALHAARLGLVHPEKKREMRWESPLPEDMATLLVLLEQDRQRHR; from the coding sequence GTGCGGGAAACCATAGAACTAAGTATCACCCTTCCTTCTGAGCTGGCGGGAAAACGTTTAGATCAAGCCCTGGCGCAGGTTTTCCCCGCCTATTCCCGTAGCCGCTTGCAGCAATGGATCAAGCATGGGCAGGTCAAAGTAAATGATGCCCCTGCCCGCCCCCGGGATACCGTTCAAGGGGGTGAATGGATTGTCGTTATGGCGGAAGCGGAAGCGGAAGTTATCTGGAAATCTCAGCCTCTCCCCTTGGAGATTAGGTACGAAGATGAAGCGATCATTGTAGTCAACAAACCCGCTGGCCTAGTGGTACATCCGGCCGCAGGTAACCGGGATGGCACCCTGGTCAATGCACTCTTGCACCATGCGCCGGAGCTGGAGAGAATCCCGCGGGCTGGAATCGTCCATCGCCTTGATAAAGATACCAGTGGCCTGCTGGTGGTAGCGCGGAATCTTGTCGCCCATCATGGCCTCGTCCGGCAGTTACAGGCACGCCAAATCACCCGGGAGTACCAAGCGATTACCGTTGGTGTCATGACCGGTGGGGGAAGGATCGAAGCGCCTATCCAGCGCCATCCGGTACATCGTAAGCGAATGGCGGTAATTTCCACGGGAAAGCCTGCTCTCACTCACTATCGGGTATTGAACCGCTTTCGGGTCCATACCCATGTTTCATGCCGCCTGGAAACAGGCCGGACTCACCAAATTCGAGTCCACTTGGCCCATATTGGCTACTCCCTACTAGGAGACCCCACTTATGGGAAACGTCTGCATATTCCTAGGGAAAGTAGCGAAAAACTGAGCACTGCCTTGCGCCATTTCAAGCGCCAAGCCTTACATGCCGCCCGCTTAGGTTTGGTTCATCCGGAAAAGAAGCGGGAAATGCGCTGGGAATCGCCGCTTCCAGAAGATATGGCCACGCTTCTGGTCTTGCTTGAACAGGATCGACAACGCCATAGATAA
- the nuoL gene encoding NADH-quinone oxidoreductase subunit L, whose translation MEVQTLGIVFAPLIGSLIAGLFGKKIGRLWSHRAAIAGVSIAFLLSLMVFKQVVVDGVIYNEAVYTWVAVGDLRVEIGFLIDRLSALMMVVVTFVSLMVHIYTIGYMADDPGYQRFFSYIALFTFSMLMLVMANNFLQLFFGWEAVGLVSYLLIGFWYKRESAIYASLKAFLVNRIGDIGFLLGIACVLMYTGSLDYVEVFTVVPTLTEETLSVWPGTAWSVLTVIGILLFIGAMGKSAQAPLHVWLPDSMEGPTPISALIHAATMVTAGIFMVARMSPIYELSEIALSVILVIGAITAFFMGLIGIVQNDIKRVIAYSTLSQLGYMTVALGVSAYAAGIFHLMTHAFFKALLFLGAGSVIIAMHHEQDMRKMGGLKKYMPVTYWTAIIGALALIGFPGFSGFFSKDSIIEAVHASQLPGAGFAYAMVVSGVFVTAFYTFRMLFLTFHGEERMDQHTRAHLKESPAVVTVPLVLLAIPSVVAGIFIEPILFGGFFGEAVMVSPAHNVLAAVSADFHGAMAFALHGFQGLPFILAMVGVVAAWYLYLKRPQLPKQLRSRFGLLYWALSNKYGFDRFNEIFFAGGARQAGRLLSQLGDRMLIDGFFVNGTARVVGVIAQITRYLQSGYLFHYAFAMILGLLFLIGSFVIYGG comes from the coding sequence ATGGAAGTCCAGACTCTTGGAATTGTGTTTGCGCCCCTGATCGGCAGCCTCATTGCTGGCTTGTTTGGAAAGAAGATTGGGCGCCTCTGGTCCCATCGAGCTGCTATTGCCGGGGTAAGCATTGCATTTTTGTTATCTCTCATGGTGTTTAAGCAAGTGGTGGTGGATGGAGTCATCTATAATGAGGCCGTCTACACTTGGGTCGCTGTTGGCGATTTACGCGTGGAAATCGGTTTTCTTATTGATCGTTTAAGCGCGCTAATGATGGTAGTGGTGACCTTTGTTTCCCTAATGGTACATATTTATACCATCGGCTATATGGCGGATGATCCTGGCTATCAGCGTTTTTTTAGCTATATCGCTCTTTTCACTTTTTCCATGCTGATGTTGGTCATGGCAAATAATTTCCTCCAATTGTTTTTTGGATGGGAAGCCGTGGGCTTGGTGTCCTACCTATTGATAGGTTTTTGGTATAAGCGGGAATCCGCCATTTATGCCAGTCTTAAAGCCTTTTTAGTTAACCGGATTGGTGATATAGGTTTTTTGCTGGGGATCGCCTGCGTATTAATGTATACGGGGAGCCTGGATTATGTAGAGGTATTTACAGTGGTGCCTACGCTGACGGAGGAAACACTTTCTGTTTGGCCAGGAACCGCTTGGTCGGTGCTTACGGTGATAGGAATTTTACTCTTCATTGGTGCTATGGGTAAATCGGCGCAAGCACCCTTGCATGTGTGGTTGCCGGATTCCATGGAAGGCCCGACCCCGATTTCCGCTCTTATTCACGCGGCAACCATGGTGACTGCAGGTATTTTTATGGTCGCCCGGATGTCGCCGATCTATGAGCTGTCCGAAATTGCTCTGAGCGTTATTTTAGTCATTGGCGCAATTACCGCTTTCTTTATGGGGCTGATAGGTATTGTCCAGAATGACATCAAGCGAGTAATCGCCTATTCCACCTTGTCACAGTTAGGATATATGACGGTGGCGCTTGGGGTTTCCGCCTATGCGGCGGGAATCTTTCATCTCATGACTCACGCCTTTTTCAAGGCGTTGCTTTTCCTGGGGGCGGGATCAGTGATTATCGCGATGCACCACGAGCAAGATATGCGTAAGATGGGTGGGCTAAAAAAATATATGCCTGTCACCTACTGGACTGCAATAATAGGTGCGTTAGCGCTAATTGGTTTTCCTGGGTTTTCTGGATTTTTTTCCAAAGACTCCATTATCGAAGCTGTTCACGCTTCTCAACTTCCCGGTGCGGGCTTTGCTTACGCGATGGTTGTTTCCGGCGTATTTGTTACAGCCTTTTATACCTTTCGAATGTTGTTTCTCACATTTCACGGGGAGGAACGGATGGATCAGCATACCCGCGCACACTTAAAAGAGTCTCCAGCGGTAGTGACCGTGCCTTTGGTGTTATTGGCTATCCCTTCGGTAGTGGCTGGTATTTTTATTGAACCAATTTTGTTTGGTGGTTTTTTTGGCGAGGCAGTTATGGTTTCTCCAGCTCATAATGTGCTGGCAGCGGTAAGCGCTGATTTTCATGGAGCGATGGCTTTTGCCTTGCATGGCTTTCAGGGGCTTCCTTTCATACTGGCTATGGTGGGGGTCGTAGCAGCTTGGTATTTATATCTCAAGCGTCCTCAGCTGCCAAAGCAATTGCGGAGCCGTTTTGGCTTGCTTTATTGGGCCTTGAGTAACAAATATGGGTTTGATCGTTTCAATGAAATTTTCTTTGCGGGTGGAGCGCGCCAGGCAGGCAGGTTGCTTTCACAGCTTGGGGATCGAATGCTGATTGACGGTTTTTTCGTCAATGGAACGGCACGGGTAGTCGGCGTAATCGCTCAAATCACCCGTTATTTGCAGTCCGGTTATCTTTTTCATTATGCCTTTGCCATGATTTTAGGGCTGCTTTTTCTTATCGGCAGTTTCGTCATTTACGGGGGCTAA
- a CDS encoding carbohydrate kinase family protein: protein MTALICGSFAYDTIMVFNDRFKNHILPDKVHILNVSFLVPQLRREFGGCAGNIAYNLQLLKGDPLPMGTVGSDFGPYQQWLEQTGISRRHIRLIDDTYTAQAFITTDMDANQITAFHPGAMNFAHENQVEDAKGVERGIVAPDGREGMIAHGQQFQAAGIPFIFDPGQGLPMFTGEELLKFSEQATWITLNDYEAQLLQKRTGLSTRQLAERVDALIITRGAEGSTIYTPGYRFEIPAAKTTAPTDPTGCGDAYRAGILYGLAHAMDWETTGRIASLLGAIKIEYHGTQNHSFELAEFWDRFKENFHYRP, encoded by the coding sequence ATGACAGCCTTAATTTGCGGCTCCTTTGCCTACGATACCATCATGGTGTTCAATGATCGGTTTAAAAACCATATCCTTCCCGATAAGGTACATATCCTTAATGTTTCCTTTCTAGTACCCCAGTTACGGCGGGAGTTCGGAGGTTGCGCGGGCAACATCGCCTACAATTTACAACTGCTCAAAGGCGATCCCCTGCCCATGGGCACGGTTGGCAGCGACTTTGGCCCTTATCAACAATGGCTGGAGCAAACGGGCATCTCCCGCCGCCATATCCGCCTGATCGATGATACTTACACGGCCCAGGCGTTTATCACCACGGATATGGATGCCAACCAAATCACCGCCTTTCATCCCGGCGCCATGAATTTTGCCCATGAGAATCAGGTCGAGGACGCCAAAGGGGTGGAGCGGGGGATCGTCGCCCCCGATGGGCGGGAGGGAATGATTGCCCACGGGCAACAATTCCAGGCGGCTGGAATCCCTTTTATCTTTGATCCGGGGCAAGGGCTACCCATGTTCACCGGCGAGGAGCTGCTCAAATTTAGCGAGCAAGCCACCTGGATTACCCTTAACGATTACGAAGCCCAGTTGCTTCAGAAACGGACGGGACTCTCTACCCGACAGCTCGCCGAGCGAGTAGACGCCTTGATCATTACCCGAGGGGCGGAGGGCTCCACCATTTATACTCCTGGCTACCGCTTTGAAATTCCCGCCGCCAAAACTACCGCGCCGACCGATCCCACCGGCTGTGGCGACGCCTACCGGGCAGGCATACTCTACGGCCTTGCCCACGCTATGGATTGGGAGACCACGGGCCGCATCGCCTCCCTCCTAGGCGCTATTAAAATCGAGTATCACGGCACCCAAAATCATTCTTTTGAGCTAGCGGAATTTTGGGATCGTTTTAAGGAAAACTTCCACTACCGGCCCTGA